The following nucleotide sequence is from Peribacillus sp. ACCC06369.
GATTGAGACAATCCATACTCGTCCTTCCAGTTGTACCTCTCTGCCAATCGACCTGCCTTTTCCAGCATATCCCCTGTACCGAATGGGGACCAGGAGTCATAAAAGCCATCACACCCGAGAGCAACGCGGACACCTTTTTCATGCAGTACATCAATTGGGGGAATGACCCGGTTGATCGGAACTGTGGACATGATGGCTATCCCTAGGTTTGATAATTCACTGGCCAATTCATTTGATTCCCCACTGGAAACATCCCCAAGGGCAAAGGCATGACTGACAGCCGCTCTGTTTCTCCAGCCTGCTTCATCGATTAAAGAAGCGAGTTTCTTAATCGTATAAAAACCAAGATGACCGGGATCATGTATATGAATATCAATGTCTGCATCAAATTCAACAGCTAAATCCATCATTTCATAGAGGGAAGCTTCTATATTATTATCCACTCCGCCAGGATCCAGGCCACCCACCAAAGACGCCCCTTCTTTCATCGCTTGTCTCATCAACCCTTTTGAATTCGTTCTTAGCAGTCCATGCTGCGGGAAAGCCACGATCTCGTATTTCATTTTCCCTTTGAAACTGCTTAACGCCTTCTGAATTTCTTCCAAGTTCTTCATACCGATGTATGGGTCAATGTTAACATGCGTCCTTACATGCGTCGCACCGCCTTTCAACAATAGTTGAAGCATCCGTTCAGCCCGGAGCCGCCCAGTTTCAGCCAGTTCGGCAAGCTCTTCCGCTTCTAATTTCAAGCGTTCGATTAAACTCGGAACAGGAGTGCATGATTTCCATGGCAGTCCTAAATAGGTCTTGTCCAGATGGTTATGCATCTCTTTAAAAGGCGGAAGTGCAAGCAAGTTTCCCGCATCTTGGACGGGCATTTCCGTTTTCAAAGGCATTCTTGAAGCCAATTGCAATTCCTCAATGATCCCGTCTTTTATATACATGTTGTATGAAGCTGTCTTTGTTCGATCGATTCTTTCATTCTCAAAAACAAATCCACTATCAAGTGTAACGTTTGTAAGCCAGTATGCTTCATTCATTGAATCACTCTCTTTAATAGAAGATTAAACACCTGTCGTCTCGAAAGATGAAATAGATCCGCTTACAACATTGCCCCTAAAAATGACAGCGGCACGCTTTGACCTTCTGGCCACCGCTTCCGCGGAACAGCTAGCTTCAAGCAAAACGATATTCGCCTCATCCCCGACATTGGGCCATGCCTTGACCCCGTCTTGGTTTAATGGGGTCTTCCCTCCTGTTATGAACTGCAGGCTTTTAGCTAAAGAACGTTCCTCAATCATGCGAAACCTCTCAGCAAGGCGACCGGCCTTTTCCAGATTGTCACCGATGCCGAAGGGTGTCCAATGATCAGTGATGCTGTCATTGCCCAGTTCAACTTTCACCCCTTTTTCATGGAGCAGGGGAATGGGGATCGTTCTGAAGATAGGCACTGTGGATGTAATGGATATTCCTGTTTCCGAAAACCTTTCGGCTATACCCGTAGCCTCTGCAACGGAAAGATCTGCCAAACCGCTGGCGTGGCTAACCGTTACCCTTCCTTGCCACCCTGCGTCTTCCGTCATCGAAGCGAGGCGTTTCATGGTAAAGAGTCCAAGGTGATCCGGATCATGTAAATGGACATCAATATCGGAGTTCGATTCAACCGCGATATCCATGATCGTTTCAAGAGACCGCTCTATATTTTCATCAATGGTGGCTGGATCCACGCCTCCTACCAGATTCGCCCCATTTTTCATGGCCTCCCTTACTAGTCCTGCGGAATTGCTGCGTAATAGTCCATGCTGTGGGAATGCGACGATTTCATACGTCAATTTATCCTTATATCCTTCGAGCGCTTGAATGGTAGCCTCTAAATTTTTCAGACCTATAACGGGGTCAATGTTACAATGGGTGCGTATATGGGTAGATCCGAAGCTCAATAATAAATCCAGCATTTTTTCTGCTCTTGCTTTAGCGGTAGGCAATAACTCAGGAAGTAAAGCCTGCTCTTCCTCTATCCGGGTTTTCACGCCATTTATGGCAGGCATGCAGGCCTTCCACGGACCGCCATAGTACGTTTTATCAATGTGAATATGCATTTCCTTAAACGAAGGGACCATCAGGAGACCTTGAACATCATGCTGTGGATCCTGATCTGTTATCGATTCCTCCGCTAATAAAATCGAGGATATTTTTCCATTTTCAATCTTGATGTGGTAATTTCCGGTTTCAGTGCCGGTAACCGTTTCATTTTCATTATAAGTAAAACCATTTTCCAAGCGTACATTCGTCAACCAATATGATCGTGACATTAAACTCACCCTTCCACTCCAGATTGAACATGCATCCATTTCATTATAATTCTAAAGGTCATTTAATAATTTCAGAATTTTTACTCATTTTTATGTTATTTTTACTTATTCTGATTTAACCAAAGAAAAAGGCTCACCCTAAAATGGATGAACCCTTTCAGACTGGAGACAACTCTATGAAAACTAGTTTGCCTGCAGTTTTTTATTTAAAAAGTTCAATTGATTTCAGAGATCCGCTCCCTTCTTTTGTAGACGTTGATTTCCACTCCAGGCACTTGCTTTCCGCGGGCGGTCCGGGAGCCTCCTCGGCGTCTTTGCTCTTGTGGGGTCTCCCTTGGACGCGCTTTTCCCGCAGGTGTCTCGCACCTTCCGTTCCAATCAACTTTGCTTTAAAATCCCTTTCCGCCGACTGCCTGCCAAGCATCCTCGGCGCAAGCGCCTGTGGGGTCTCGGCTAGCCAGTAATTCGGCAGGAATGTCGCAAATCTCTTCGATCCAATGAGGATTACAGTAAAAAAACCTAAAGACCGGAGCACTTTATTCGACCCGCTGCACTGTCTTGGGCCGTTGACGCAGTTTATCGACCTAAACCACAAATTATTCGGCCGTTCACGCACAGCATTCGACCTACCCAACACTTTATTCGACCGTTGAGGAACTTTATTCGACCGTCATTTTATCGTTACGTCATTTATATCCAAATAGCCTGAAGGGCTGATCGAAAACCCTTTTACTTCTGTCGCGACTGCAGCAACATTTTCAATGACCCTTACAGGAATATACGGGGTGTCACCCATCTCGATTTCCTGTGCCTCTGCGTATAGTTCTTTACGTTTCCCTTCTTCCTTTTCTCTTCTGGCAGCATCTATTAAACTGTCAACCTTTGGATTGCTGTAAAAGAATGTATTTCCAGCCGCCCCCTGTGAATCCGTATGAAAAAGATTATATTGATTATAATCAGCATCTCCGGTCGCGTTTCTCCAACTGATGATGAACATTTCCGATTGCCCTTTATTCACTTGTTCCACGAACGAACCGTACTCCATGACCTGTACCTTCAAATTAATTCCAATCCCTTTTAGTTGGGATTGCAGGACTTCAGCCAAGTTCACTCTTTCCTTACTGTCCATCGTCAGGATGGTCGCATCCAAACCTTTTGAATATCCAGCTTCAGCCATCAGTTTCTTTGCTTCTTTCAGATTGTATTCATAGGCTTCCAAATCTTCGTTGTACCCGAATACTTTAGAGCCCATCAATGAGTTCGCCTTTACTCCCACATTATTGAAGACACCCTTGATGATCGAATCCATTTCTATGGCATGGGCAATGGCTTTTCTGACCCGGACATCATTGAACGGTTCATTATTGACATTGAACCCTAAATATTCGGTGCCATACCCTTCACTGCGGTAAACATCCATTGCCGGTGAAGATTCCACCTGGTCCATGACAGCTACAGGAAGAGGTTCAGCAATCTGCGCTTCACCGGTATCAATCATCGATATCCTCGTTGAATCTTCAGGGACGACCTTGAAGATGACCTTGTCCAATTTTGGCTTATCTCCCCAATAGCTTTTGTTTTTCATCAATGTGATTTCTTGCCCTGGGGACCATGAATCAAAAACGAAAGGACCGGTTCCATTCGGTTCCTGGATGATCTTTTTGCCAAACTTTTCAATTGTTTTCGGACTGATGATGCCGCCTTCGTGATTCGCCAATATGGAAAGGAGCGGGGAAAAAGGTTCCTTCAGAATGAATTGCACGGTAAATTCATCAATCGGTTTCACCTCTTTTACCATATCGAATACTACCGCTCTAGGAGAAGCGACCTTTGGATCCAATAGTCGATCAAACGTCTTTTTTACTGCATCTGCATTAAAAGGCGTGCCATCATGAAACGTTACGTCTTCCCTAAGCTTGAATTCCCAGGTCGTGTCATTTATTTGCTTCCATTTTTCTGCTAGCATTGGCTGTATCTCACTATTCTCATCCCGTTGTACAAGACCTTCATAGATTTTATGGTGAGTGACACTAGCGGCGTTAATCGTGGACATGAACTGCTGATCCAAATTCTCAGCGTCGGACAAACGGGCAATAACCAATGTACCCCCTTCGTTTGATGCTTTGCTTTGATCATTTGCCGTTTTGCTTACATCATTGTTAGAAGAACAGCCCGTAATTATGATAACCATGATCATGACTAGAAAAAGCTTTCCTGTTCCACGTTTTAACCCCATCGACTTCGACCTCCCGATTTCATTTAATTGAGCATTTATCTAATTATAGGAAATATTCTGACTATTTATTTTGAAAATCTTTACTATGTTTTTCATTTTCTTTACTTGTTTTCGTAAATGGTTTTCACTTCTGTATCGCTTATCGATTCGACGACCTTAAATGATGGCTTAAACAATTCTTTCTCAGGAAGCTTCTGATAATCTCTTTCCATATATCCTCTTCTCATCTTATCGAAATACTTTTGCCCCTTATATTTGATTTCCATTAAATCAAGATTGGGGATTTTTTGATCCTTCATGACTACTTTTCCATTTATGATGGATAATTTAACGTCTCTTCCTGATCCGCTTACGAACATGGTTCGAATGGGATCATCGATTACACCCATATGATAACTGTCCAAATCAATCGCAATGATATCAGCCTTGGCCCCTGCTGCAATGCGGCCAAGATCGTTCCTGCCAAGAAAAGCCGCCGCATCAAGAGTGGCTGACCGAAAGAAATCGGCAAATGCAGAGCCTTCCGCTTCTCTTTCCACCATCCGTGAGAGCATGCTGCCTGTCCTGACGTTCTGAAACATATCCGGAGGGAAGGTGTCCGTTCCAAGCGCGATATTTATCCCTGCCCTTTTATATTTAGCGAATGATTCCAACGCCTCCCCATGCCTCCCGATAATCAGAGGGCAATGAATCACTGTTGTATTCGTTTCTCTTAGCAGCGCCAAGTCATCCCCCTGTCCATATTTCGCTCCACTGTATCCTGAAACAAAATGGGCATGCGGTATCCCTGTTCTTGGACCCAGAAAGCCAAGGTCGTACAAATATCTGATCGGTGTGACACGATAAGCTTCCCATATGGTATTGAATTCAAAACTTCCTTGTGCAGCATGGAGCTTTATCGGTACATCCAATTTTCCACTGTAATATTTGATCTGTTTTAATTGCTCTGCAGTTTGAGACTCTATACGTTCTGGAGCGAGCATCCCTCTGACCATGCCTCCATGGGCTCCATCGAATTTTTCTACAAACTCCACCGCTTTCCGCAATCCCGCTTCCCCGGCCTTTTCATCCCAATGCAGTTTTATATTTCCGTTAGGCTCGACGACTCTCATTCCTGATTGGAAACTTGGTCCCAGGTAAATCCTTAACCCCAATTCAGCTGCATGTTTTGCCGCAGCTGCCAATTCTTCATAGGTTTCGGCCCAGCTTTTATAAAAAACGGAAGTGATGGGCATGGCCGTCGTCACACCATGAAGAATGAGTTGTGAATAAGCATATAAAGATTTAAAGGATTCTTCTTCCTCGGTCATTAATTCGGGATGTCCGCTTTGTATATGATTCTCTGACCAGAGAAGGTTTTTCTGTCTGTTGGAACCGGCTTCAAAATGTAAAATATCATGGTCAATGTCCCCTAATGCATTTAAATCGATGAACCCGGGACTGATAATGGCGTTACCGGCATCCATTACCTCGTCCACTTCTTCCGGATAATTTTTTCCGACATACAGAATCGTGTCTTTTTCATAAACGATCTCTGCATTTTCCAAAATGACATGATCGCACCCGTCATACCCAATTACATATCTTCCTTTAAGCTTGGTTTTCATCTTATTCCCCTTTCCTCATTGAGGCAGCGCCTTCTCGTTCGTCATATCTTTTTTCATCTACATATGCCCTGGCATGTCCCCAGAAATATTTCGTCGGCTGCATATACTTTTCGAGCCCGGCACGCTTTATCGTTGAAAAGGCCTCTTCATTCGCTTCGTTCAGCACTGTACTTTCATGAACCGTCCGTACATTCCTCCCTTCCATGATCAATTTCCCATCCACGATGACATGCTCCACATCATTCGCCACTGCTTGGAAAACAAGCCGGTGAACATGCATGAATTCAGGGGTCAGATGAGGCTGATGCAGATTGACCGTAATGACATCCGCTTTTTTTCCGATCTCCAGGGAGCCTATTTCATCATCCCAGCCAATGCATTTCGCAGCATCTTTCGTGATCATTTCCAACAGTTTGCCTGGGGGTAAATAATAGTAGTCCCTAAGGGCTGCCTGGTGAACGAACTGCGTTTTCCTCATTGCCTGAAACATATCGAAACTTGTGGAAGGGGAAGTCCCATCCGTGGAGATCGCCACAGTTGCACCCATCTCCAATAATTCAGTTATCGGGGTGCGTGCATGAACCTGTCCAAATCCAGGTGATGCACTGACGTTGGTACCTGTTTCTGCCAGTATTCTTGCTTCATCGAAGGAAATGCCCCGACAATGCTGTAAATGGACATCCGGACCCAATAGGGCATTTTCCTTATCCTGTATCGCTAAATGAATCATCCCGCCAAAGGCATCGGAGTGTATCCTTGTGTTATATTTCCTGGCAATCTCCCTTATTTTCTTCGCTTGATAAAGATCATGATCATTCAGCCCATAAAGCCTGTCAGGTGATGTGGGATTGGAAGGATCAACGGATGTCACAATGACAAATGGTGTAATGAAGGCTCTCGTGCGGTCTTCATTCGCATGGTTCAGTGCCTCGATCACCGCTTCCGCCCCCTTCAATACTTCTTCATAGGAAACTTCCTTCACCACTCTCTTTCCGTCAATCCACCGGCTGAATGAATGGGGCCATGGAGGGTTGCAAGGACCCGTGCAAACCACTTCCCTGATTCCCACTTCGGCGTATGCTTTTGCATGATTGATGGCGAAAATCGGTTCATCGGATCGTGGCATGGATCCTAAAACGCTCACCCCGGTTGTCACTCCCGCCTTTAATCTCTCAAGGGAGGACAGCTTTCCTTCGTAATACCAAAAGTCATCCGTAACAAAATGCTTGTACGTATTTGTCATGATGGGCATCCAAAAATCAATATTCTCCATTGCAATCGTTTTGAACATGGAATGTCCCCCATGACCATGAACATCTATTAATCCGGGCAATATACACTGATGGCTGCAATCAATGACTTTTACAGCCTCATACTTCAATTTCAGTTTTTCGGTTGAATCAACGGCTAAAATCCTTCCTTGATTAATGGCGATGGCGCCATCCTGCAGAATTCTCCTGTTTTGATCCATGGTTATCACGGTTCCATGGATTAGCAGTAAATCTATCATATTTCCCCTCCTAATTGAGAAGACAGCATAACATCCTTATGCTGCCTCCCTTTTTTGATGATTTCCCTACTTCACGGTTACGTCATCAAGCATTAAATAATTTGCCGGATTCAGCCAAAGCCCTTTAACCGTCCCACCATATACCGCCAAATGTTCATAGTTACGGATAGGAACATATGGAACTTCTTCCCTTTCAATTTCCTGTGCCTTCGAATATAGTTCCTTACGTTTATCTCCATCCGATTCTTTACGTGCACTTTCAATCAATTTGTCCACTTCCGGGTTGCTATAGAATGAACTGTTTCCAGCAGCACCTTGGGATTTGCTATCAAAAAGATTGAATTGGTTATAATCTCCATCCCCGGTAGCATTGCCCCAGCCGCCTATCGATACCTGGTGCTCGCCTTTAGCGGTCGCATCAATGTAAGCCCCATACTCAAGGACTTGAATCTTGACCTTGATTCCAATTCCTTTTAACTGGGATTGAATCACCTCGGCCATATTAATCCTTTCCTTACGGTCACTCGTCGTCAATGTAAACTCCAAGCCATCCTTGACCCCTGCCTCAGTCAAGAGCTTCTTCGATTCATTAATATCATAGTCGTAGCCTTTTATATCCGGATCATAGCCAAACACTTTTGGGCTCATTGTCGAATTTGCCCTCGTACCGACATCGTTATAAACCCCTTTAATAATCGAATCGACCTCGATGGCATGAGCGACCGCTTTACGGACACGTACATCATCGAAAGGTTTTTTCTTAACATTGAAGCTTAGGTACTCAACCGCAAGTCCCTCCGTGCGATATAAATTCATCGTGTCCGATGCTTCGATCCTATCAATCTCAGTCACTGGCACTTGATCGGTCACATGTGCTTCACCGGTTTCAATCATCGCAATCCTCGTGGCATCTTCAGGGACAACCTTGAATACTACGCCATCAATCTTCGGTTCATCCCCCCAGTATTCCTCGTTTTTCGAAAGTGCGATCTCTTCACCTGGCTTCCACGATTTAAAAACGAATGGCCCTGTCCCAACCGGGTTTTGACCTAGCTTGTCACTATGTTCCTTAATCGCTTTAGGGCTGATGATGCTTCCTTCATTACTCACTAAAATCGATAACAGCGGTGCATAAGGATATTTCAGCTTGA
It contains:
- a CDS encoding glutathione ABC transporter substrate-binding protein, translating into MRKSMMGLLFASLLGISSVLSGCAADQTGSKEPEGKAKEGGTLIVARLSDATILDPHFITDIPSANVVYEKVYQTLVVPDKNMDPKPLLAKEWKQLDDVTWEFKLQEGVKFHDGAPFNAEAVKTNFDRILDPATASPQAGKLEMIKEIKVVDETTVQFKLKYPYAPLLSILVSNEGSIISPKAIKEHSDKLGQNPVGTGPFVFKSWKPGEEIALSKNEEYWGDEPKIDGVVFKVVPEDATRIAMIETGEAHVTDQVPVTEIDRIEASDTMNLYRTEGLAVEYLSFNVKKKPFDDVRVRKAVAHAIEVDSIIKGVYNDVGTRANSTMSPKVFGYDPDIKGYDYDINESKKLLTEAGVKDGLEFTLTTSDRKERINMAEVIQSQLKGIGIKVKIQVLEYGAYIDATAKGEHQVSIGGWGNATGDGDYNQFNLFDSKSQGAAGNSSFYSNPEVDKLIESARKESDGDKRKELYSKAQEIEREEVPYVPIRNYEHLAVYGGTVKGLWLNPANYLMLDDVTVK
- a CDS encoding amidohydrolase family protein; protein product: MSRSYWLTNVRLENGFTYNENETVTGTETGNYHIKIENGKISSILLAEESITDQDPQHDVQGLLMVPSFKEMHIHIDKTYYGGPWKACMPAINGVKTRIEEEQALLPELLPTAKARAEKMLDLLLSFGSTHIRTHCNIDPVIGLKNLEATIQALEGYKDKLTYEIVAFPQHGLLRSNSAGLVREAMKNGANLVGGVDPATIDENIERSLETIMDIAVESNSDIDVHLHDPDHLGLFTMKRLASMTEDAGWQGRVTVSHASGLADLSVAEATGIAERFSETGISITSTVPIFRTIPIPLLHEKGVKVELGNDSITDHWTPFGIGDNLEKAGRLAERFRMIEERSLAKSLQFITGGKTPLNQDGVKAWPNVGDEANIVLLEASCSAEAVARRSKRAAVIFRGNVVSGSISSFETTGV
- a CDS encoding glutathione ABC transporter substrate-binding protein, with product MGLKRGTGKLFLVMIMVIIITGCSSNNDVSKTANDQSKASNEGGTLVIARLSDAENLDQQFMSTINAASVTHHKIYEGLVQRDENSEIQPMLAEKWKQINDTTWEFKLREDVTFHDGTPFNADAVKKTFDRLLDPKVASPRAVVFDMVKEVKPIDEFTVQFILKEPFSPLLSILANHEGGIISPKTIEKFGKKIIQEPNGTGPFVFDSWSPGQEITLMKNKSYWGDKPKLDKVIFKVVPEDSTRISMIDTGEAQIAEPLPVAVMDQVESSPAMDVYRSEGYGTEYLGFNVNNEPFNDVRVRKAIAHAIEMDSIIKGVFNNVGVKANSLMGSKVFGYNEDLEAYEYNLKEAKKLMAEAGYSKGLDATILTMDSKERVNLAEVLQSQLKGIGINLKVQVMEYGSFVEQVNKGQSEMFIISWRNATGDADYNQYNLFHTDSQGAAGNTFFYSNPKVDSLIDAARREKEEGKRKELYAEAQEIEMGDTPYIPVRVIENVAAVATEVKGFSISPSGYLDINDVTIK
- a CDS encoding amidohydrolase, with the translated sequence MNEAYWLTNVTLDSGFVFENERIDRTKTASYNMYIKDGIIEELQLASRMPLKTEMPVQDAGNLLALPPFKEMHNHLDKTYLGLPWKSCTPVPSLIERLKLEAEELAELAETGRLRAERMLQLLLKGGATHVRTHVNIDPYIGMKNLEEIQKALSSFKGKMKYEIVAFPQHGLLRTNSKGLMRQAMKEGASLVGGLDPGGVDNNIEASLYEMMDLAVEFDADIDIHIHDPGHLGFYTIKKLASLIDEAGWRNRAAVSHAFALGDVSSGESNELASELSNLGIAIMSTVPINRVIPPIDVLHEKGVRVALGCDGFYDSWSPFGTGDMLEKAGRLAERYNWKDEYGLSQSLQFITGGVRTLDHEGNRLWPNVGNEASMVFVDASCAAEAVARRSTRSAVMVNGNLVYGGLDCESALNVKGMSISRRE
- a CDS encoding amidohydrolase family protein, with the protein product MIDLLLIHGTVITMDQNRRILQDGAIAINQGRILAVDSTEKLKLKYEAVKVIDCSHQCILPGLIDVHGHGGHSMFKTIAMENIDFWMPIMTNTYKHFVTDDFWYYEGKLSSLERLKAGVTTGVSVLGSMPRSDEPIFAINHAKAYAEVGIREVVCTGPCNPPWPHSFSRWIDGKRVVKEVSYEEVLKGAEAVIEALNHANEDRTRAFITPFVIVTSVDPSNPTSPDRLYGLNDHDLYQAKKIREIARKYNTRIHSDAFGGMIHLAIQDKENALLGPDVHLQHCRGISFDEARILAETGTNVSASPGFGQVHARTPITELLEMGATVAISTDGTSPSTSFDMFQAMRKTQFVHQAALRDYYYLPPGKLLEMITKDAAKCIGWDDEIGSLEIGKKADVITVNLHQPHLTPEFMHVHRLVFQAVANDVEHVIVDGKLIMEGRNVRTVHESTVLNEANEEAFSTIKRAGLEKYMQPTKYFWGHARAYVDEKRYDEREGAASMRKGE
- a CDS encoding amidohydrolase family protein; its protein translation is MKTKLKGRYVIGYDGCDHVILENAEIVYEKDTILYVGKNYPEEVDEVMDAGNAIISPGFIDLNALGDIDHDILHFEAGSNRQKNLLWSENHIQSGHPELMTEEEESFKSLYAYSQLILHGVTTAMPITSVFYKSWAETYEELAAAAKHAAELGLRIYLGPSFQSGMRVVEPNGNIKLHWDEKAGEAGLRKAVEFVEKFDGAHGGMVRGMLAPERIESQTAEQLKQIKYYSGKLDVPIKLHAAQGSFEFNTIWEAYRVTPIRYLYDLGFLGPRTGIPHAHFVSGYSGAKYGQGDDLALLRETNTTVIHCPLIIGRHGEALESFAKYKRAGINIALGTDTFPPDMFQNVRTGSMLSRMVEREAEGSAFADFFRSATLDAAAFLGRNDLGRIAAGAKADIIAIDLDSYHMGVIDDPIRTMFVSGSGRDVKLSIINGKVVMKDQKIPNLDLMEIKYKGQKYFDKMRRGYMERDYQKLPEKELFKPSFKVVESISDTEVKTIYENK